CCGCGCTACTATACCCACGAAGATATTGAAAAAGCAAGATTTAACGAATTTGAATTTACAGGAGAGTGGGGACGGCATTTAGGTAAGCCAGAGCGCACAGGTAGCCTTTTAATTTATGGCGGTTCTGGACATGGTAAAACAACCTACGCGCTCCAGTTGATGAAGTATTTGTGCAGCTTTGAAAGGGTGTTTTATAATTCAGCGGAAGAAGGCTTGAGAGCCAGTTTTAAACGCTCTGTCAATCTGAATAATCTAAAAGAAGTCGCTGGAAAGTATGTAATGCAAAAAGAGAAATACGATGATATGGTAAAGCGACTAGACAGAAAAAGACAGCCTAAAGTCGTTTTTGTGGATAGCGTACAGTATGTATTCAGAGGCAAAAAGGACACGGATTATTTTAAGCTAATAGAGAGATTTCCAGAGACATTGTTCATTTTCATTTCTCAGATGCAGAAAGGAGAGCCCAAAGGTGCCATTGCCGATGCTATTAAATGGGATTCACAAAGTATAATTAAAGTAGTAGACTTTAAGGCCTATATAGAAAAAACAAGGATTGGTGGCGATGAATTAACGCCCTACATTATAAATGCAAATAAAGCAAGAGAAAGAGAACTTAAATTGTTACAAAAAGGATAAATAAAACCACTATGATACACGAAATTTTACACCTCAATTACCGCAGTTATGCCATTTGGCGCGATGAGCATTTTTACAAGTATTGTCAGCTTTTAAGCCAAAACACGATGTTTACCATACGCGAGCTTTACAGCAATGATTTAATGCTTAATTACTTTCACGATATGTGGCACGCCTATGTAGAAAAGCCTTTTTTACAGGACTACGCAGACTTAATAAATCAGCTAGACGAGCCTGATCATTTTTGGAATATTTTAGAAACATACATTGGAGCCGTGTACGATGAAAATAGCGTGCGCATGTATTCATCAGCAATATTAAACGAAATCAAAAAAGAGAAAAAATTATGCAAGAAATGTTAGGAGACCTACTGCTCGTACTTGCCTACGATAGCGAGCGCGAGAAAGTATTTACATGCTGGGAACGCATGTATATCCACAGACAACGAGCGAGAATTTTCGCAGGGCTTGAACCCGATACGCCCCATAAGCTGAAAATGAAAATAAATGACACACACTGGAAAATTAGACATTTAAATTGGAAACCTAAAAACAATAGTTATGAGCAATAAAATTAAAATTCAGCGCGTGCATAGCCAGTATTATGTAGTAAATGGCAAAGCATTTATTCAGAACGAACAGGGCGAATGGGTAACGCCATTTGACACGCCCACCGAAGAAGAAAAAACAGCATTTAAACGATTTTTAAAACAATTTTAAAACATATTTAATCATGGGAAGAGATAATAAAATAAAGCATTACGACATTAAAGTTAAGGTTGTATATGATGGAGATAAGCGTTTCAAGTATAAACCTTTTTATTACAGATTTATTGTGCGAGCACTATCAATGCAAGAGGCAAGAAATCACATAATTAATGGCGTTAAGCGTGGATTAGGCGGCGATGAAGAAGCTAAAAATTATAAAATTTCAATCGAAAGATGTGCCTACATGAAAATAAATGGTATAGCCAATTTAATAACTGAAAAATAAACACCATGGAAAAATTTGCAATTCTACACGAAACAGAAGAACACGGACAAATACTGATAACTAAAACAATAGAAGACGGGAAGTATTTTATTAGAATTACATTCATCCTATCAGAGGCAACTGCTGAAATAAAGATAGAAGTGCCAAATGAAGAAATGATGAATGAAGTTTTTAATGATAGCTATGACAAAGAAAAAGCCGCGAAAACAGTAGATAATATTAAAAAAGAATATAATTTATGAGCTTAGAAAATTTAACCACAGAAGAATTGGCAGCGGAACTTAAACGCCGAGAGCAAGAGAAAGCCGATGAACGAAAAGTCTACAAGGAGTTGGTAAACAGAGAACTTCCGCAAATTGTAGAGCCATTAAAAATGTTAAGCGAAAACATTGGGAAAATCAAGTTATTTGTATTTGAAAGCCTAAAGGCACTGCTAGACTTGAAATGCAATGCCTATGGCGTTAAAGATACGCAGCAAAGCCACACATTTAGCGATGATCACGGAAATACAATAACTTATGGCTTCCGAATTATTGACGGCTGGGACGATACCGTTACGGCGGGTATAGACAAAGTGCGTGAGTTCATTGCCTCTTTGGCAAAAGATGAAGCTACTGGAAAGCTCGTGCACGCCGTGAACCAACTTTTAAAAAAAGATGCCAAAGGCAATTTAAAGGCCTCACGCGTTTTGGAGCTTACCAAGCTAGCGGAGGATTTTAACAACGATAATTTTACCGACGCTGTAAATATTATCAGACAAGCCTACAAGCCACAGCGCAGTGCCTTTTTCGTAGACGCTAGCTACACCGACGCACAGGGCAAAAAAGTAAACATTCCGCTGTCGATTTCATCAGTGGACTTTCCAGAGGGAACGAATGTAGATGATTTATTTCCAGTAAACGAAAAATACGAAGCGTGATGGCGTGGGTTGGATTTATAGCGACATTTTTCGTGATAGCAGGCTTTATACTCGGTGTTTTTTTCTCCGATTTCGACGATGAGGACAACGACTTTTTAAACAAAATATAAGTTTAATTTTTTTCATAGTTACCCCGACAAGCAACGGCTCCGTGGATGGCGCCCACGGCGGGGACAAATTAAAATAACAACAACATTATTATGCCACGCAAAAGAGTAAAAGAAAAAGCACTGAAATTTGACGGCATTCCGCTTACTCCAGAAGCTGTCAGAAAGCTGGAGCGAGACAAAGCCTTGAAAGCCTTGGCTAAAGCCAAGAAGTTGGAAAAGGAGAAGTTTAACCTTGGATTTAAATATGAAAGAATAGATAGTAAAACTTATAAGTTAAAATGAAAATAGAAATAGAAAGACTAAAATTTGAACAAATTATAGATAAAGCTATTGAGAGGAAAGAGATAGCTATCTTGAGTAGATGGCTGAAGGCTAGAAATTATGAATTTTGTAAGACGAATTTAACTATAGCCTACGAGGCAGTGGAGTTTTACTCGGTTAAAATTTACACGGTGAGATATTGCGGGCAGTTAGTGTTTAGGCGCTTTCCCGATGGGATAGATGGTTATAAATATGAAATAAATATTGCACAATGAAACTATACAAAATTTATTTATCAGAACCCGACTTTGTAGATAGAACTAGCTACGAAAAGTATGTTGCAGCAGAGAGCCTAGAAATGGTAGCGAAACGCTTTCCAAATGCCGAGAAAATCGAATTTATTGATACTATTTTTATAATTAGAGAATGAATGCCATTACACCACAACAACTCAAGCAGCTGCAAACGATTTGTAGCAAGCGGTTCCCAGACCGAGAAGAACGCTTAAATTTTATATCTGAATTTACGGGCTTTGTCGTTAAGAGTTCTAAAGATTTAACCGAGCGCCAAGCCTATGAGCTTATCCGCTACCTAAATACAGGAAAAGAGCCAAACAATAGCTTTTATGCTATGTTTTCAAAGGCAAATTCGCAGCATAAGGCTATTTTAAGTCTTGCGCATCAAATGGGCTGGGTGCAAGAGGGGAAAACCCAATTTGTAGATTTAAACAAGCTCGGTACTTGGCTTATTTCTAAGCGTTGCCCCGTGAATAAGCCTCTTAGTCAAATGACAAAACAAGAGCTTAGTAAGGTGATTTATGTTTTAAATCAATTAGTAAAATGGAAGTATGAAAAAAGTAACAATTAAACTAAATCCAGCGCATTTAAATGCTATGCTTATTGCACTAGAAGAAGTGCCAACAATAACTGGGAAAGCTCCAGCGCAAATGGCGGTGCAAAGCATATTTGATGAACTACTTACTAAGCTTTTGAAAAAGCAAGTGGAAAAGAGAAATGAACCACAAAAGAAAGAATTTAAGCTTATTCTGAAATATTACGAAGCTTACGCGCTTTCAGAGGTACTAATGAGGGTTAGAGAGCTATTATCTCATGATTCTTTTTATGAAAAACATTCCGTTTTAATGATTAATTCTCAAATTTTTGAACAATTACAACCATGAGCGAAAGAATTTTTGTAATGACAAGTCCTAAATTTCAAGGCTCCGTCACCTACCACTACGCAGAAAACGGCTATTTAAAAATATTAAAGAATGAAGCGCAAATGGATACAGAGCTGCACGGAGAACTATTGAAAAAGGCAACGCCGATACACATTAGCCAAATGCTGGAAATGAAAAAAGCCATCAAGTACGGCAAGATAGAAGAAATGCCCGCCGATTTGAGCTTTGAGAAGTTTTGGAAGACATACGGCAACTTTGCGGGCAAGAAAAAACGCTGCGAGCAACTTTGGAACGCGCTAAACGACACCGAGCGCACCCAGTGCTTAAACTATATAAGTATTTACAAAAGCCAAAAATCCCGCGACGGAACGGCACTTGCCTACCCAGAAACTTATATAAATAACCGAGTGTGGGAAATTTAATTAAATTTTTATCTTTTGCCGCTTGATAAATTCGAGCGGCTTTTTTATAATTCAGATATGAATAGTCTTTTTAAAATTTTTAAATTTTCATCGGAAATTGGTACTCTGAATACGCTTTTCTCATCTATTGTGAAATAATTCAAAGTATTATTGAGAAAAATGCTAGATATCTCTAATTTAGGTAACAAATGCTGCGGCGTTGGTGTGGCATTTCTCAGCTTAATTACATCGGTACGGCAGTTGAAATGATTAGGTGGGAAATAATACTGCAAAAACGGATCATCTACCTGTACGATAACATTGCTTAGCGGGGCACAAATTTCGGAGGTTTGGTCGTCCATGGTAACTTTAAACTGCACAAAGGGGAATAAATGTTTGTCCCTTTGTATCTCCTGCCATTTACTGCTCATCATTGACCATGTAATAATTGTATTATATTCTACCTGCACACTGTCATCCAAAGGAAATTTTAATTTCTTCAAAGCCTCCCGCCTAAATTCGTGCCATGGACGAACGCTACCATTTTGACGAGTTAAAACACTATTGAGATAAATACACTCATCGTAAGTTGTAGCAGCAGAAAATTTCCAAATATTTTTTTTAAGAACATTCCTAAAATCGTCATCAATAGCATCGTAATCTATTCCGAAACTTGATGTTGAGCTTTCCTCTTTTTTTTCATTTGGTGCTGATTCTAAGTGTAGTCCCATTTTCTTTCTGATTTCGTTTACCATTTTTTTAGCTAAAATTTCTGTCCAATCATTTTGTTTTTCTTCCATAACACAAATCTATAAATTAAACCCTAAGTTGCGTAATAACTTAGGGTTTTTTATTTTTGTGTTATGGCAATCAATTCAAAAGGTAGAAATACAGGGCTACTCCGTTATCGCAACGAGAAACTCTTGGCGCGCTATTATTATTACTCCCACATTTTGAAGTATAAATATTCGCGTTGTATGGAGGCTTTAAGCCTTGAATTTGACCTTACTCAAAATCGTATAAATGCCATTATTAACAAGCATTCTAGTAATCTATATAGGCTGGAGCGCCAAGGTGTAGATGTGCCGGCATTGCGCAAAATATACCCGTTTATGGTGTGGCACAATCCTCCTTCCAGCCACAAGAATAACGCTCGGCAATTATCCTTAAACCTTTTCTCAAAGGTTGCTCCGTAACGCTTATGCGTGAAAAGGTCTCAAAATGC
This Ornithobacterium rhinotracheale DNA region includes the following protein-coding sequences:
- a CDS encoding AAA family ATPase, with amino-acid sequence MAKSELEIPRYYTHEDIEKARFNEFEFTGEWGRHLGKPERTGSLLIYGGSGHGKTTYALQLMKYLCSFERVFYNSAEEGLRASFKRSVNLNNLKEVAGKYVMQKEKYDDMVKRLDRKRQPKVVFVDSVQYVFRGKKDTDYFKLIERFPETLFIFISQMQKGEPKGAIADAIKWDSQSIIKVVDFKAYIEKTRIGGDELTPYIINANKARERELKLLQKG
- a CDS encoding DUF3164 family protein, giving the protein MSLENLTTEELAAELKRREQEKADERKVYKELVNRELPQIVEPLKMLSENIGKIKLFVFESLKALLDLKCNAYGVKDTQQSHTFSDDHGNTITYGFRIIDGWDDTVTAGIDKVREFIASLAKDEATGKLVHAVNQLLKKDAKGNLKASRVLELTKLAEDFNNDNFTDAVNIIRQAYKPQRSAFFVDASYTDAQGKKVNIPLSISSVDFPEGTNVDDLFPVNEKYEA
- a CDS encoding phage minor head protein, yielding MEEKQNDWTEILAKKMVNEIRKKMGLHLESAPNEKKEESSTSSFGIDYDAIDDDFRNVLKKNIWKFSAATTYDECIYLNSVLTRQNGSVRPWHEFRREALKKLKFPLDDSVQVEYNTIITWSMMSSKWQEIQRDKHLFPFVQFKVTMDDQTSEICAPLSNVIVQVDDPFLQYYFPPNHFNCRTDVIKLRNATPTPQHLLPKLEISSIFLNNTLNYFTIDEKSVFRVPISDENLKILKRLFISEL